The following coding sequences lie in one Apium graveolens cultivar Ventura chromosome 3, ASM990537v1, whole genome shotgun sequence genomic window:
- the LOC141712741 gene encoding transcription factor MYB93 — translation MGRSPCCDETGLKKGPWTPEEDQKLAKHIQNHGHGSWRALPKLAGLNRCGKSCRLRWTNYLRPDIKRGKFSEEEEQTILNLHSILGNKWSAIATNLPGRTDNEIKNFWNTHLKKKLIQMGFDPMTHRPRTDIFASLPHLIALANLKELMDQHSWEEMQAARLQTEAAQMAKLQYLQLLLQPNNINSPSFSNNICSQDIETYNLLASLSSLNKDNINIPLPNTSTSTPIQSSDNQDMINELQMPFSHMPDLQIPCNFPPSLNKEMLQVSNFSSSSASTPPPAAPLVTESSISNTGDACSTSSYGGPTTSYWSELFLEDPLFNSIV, via the exons ATGGGAAGGTCTCCTTGTTGTGATGAAACTGGCCTCAAAAAAGGTCCCTGGACACCTGAAGAAGATCAAAAACTTGCCAAACATATTCAGAATCATGGCCATGGCAGCTGGAGAGCTCTTCCCAAACTTGCAG GTCTTAATAGATGCGGGAAGAGCTGCAGACTAAGATGGACAAACTACTTAAGGCCTGATATTAAGAGAGGAAAGTTTTCAGAAGAGGAGGAACAGACAATTCTCAATCTTCACTCTATTCTTGGAAACAA ATGGTCAGCAATTGCAACAAATCTCCCTGGAAGGACAGACAATGAGATCAAGAACTTCTGGAACACTCATTTAAAGAAAAAGCTAATTCAGATGGGCTTTGATCCGATGACTCACCGGCCTCGAACCGATATCTTCGCGAGCCTGCCTCATCTCATAGCTCTAGCAAACCTGAAAGAACTCATGGACCAGCATTCCTGGGAAGAAATGCAAGCTGCAAGATTACAAACAGAAGCTGCACAAATGGCCAAACTTCAGTACCTTCAACTTCTTCTTCAGCCCAATAATATCAATTCACCATCTTTCTCTAACAACATCTGCAGCCAAGATATCGAAACTTATAATCTCTTGGCCTCGCTTTCATCATTGAACAAGGATAACATTAATATTCCACTGCCAAATACATCAACTAGTACTCCTATCCAGTCATCCGACAATCAGGACATGATCAATGAACTGCAAATGCCTTTTTCTCATATGCCTGATTTGCAAATTCCATGCAATTTTCCTCCAAGTCTGAACAAGGAAATGCTTCAAGTTTCGAATTTTTCATCATCTTCGGCGTCGACTCCTCCTCCTGCAGCTCCGCTGGTAACAGAAAGTTCGATATCGAATACGGGGGATGCATGTAGTACTTCAAGCTATGGAGGGCCAACAACTTCATACTGGTCTGAGCTTTTCCTTGAAGATCCTCTATTTAATTCTATtgtttga